A genome region from Manis javanica isolate MJ-LG chromosome 3, MJ_LKY, whole genome shotgun sequence includes the following:
- the LOC108398800 gene encoding LOW QUALITY PROTEIN: olfactory receptor 5AC1-like (The sequence of the model RefSeq protein was modified relative to this genomic sequence to represent the inferred CDS: inserted 2 bases in 1 codon) has protein sequence MAEDNKTWVTLFVLMGLTDRPGLQAPLFLVFLVIYLITLVGNLGLGALIWKDLHLHTPMYFLLGSLAFADACSSSSVTPRMLMSFLSKNHVISLFECMAQFYFFGSSATTECFLLVVMAYDRYVAICNPLLYPVVMSNNICTQFIGVSYFIGFLHSAIHVGLLLRLTFCKSNVXQYFYCEILQLIKISCTDSTVNTLLILVFSAFIQIFTFMAIMVSYTRVLFAILKSKSEKGRSKAFSTCSAHLLSVSLFYGTLFFMYVRPGFGPTEEHDKMYSLFYTIIIPLLNPFIYSLRNKEVIGALRRIMNK, from the exons ATGGCAGAAGACAATAAGACATGGGTGACCTTATTTGTTCTCATGGGCCTTACAGATCGTCCAGGGCTGCAGGCCCCCTTGTTTCTGGTGTTCTTAGTCATCTACCTCATCACCCTGGTGGGCAACCTTGGACTGGGTGCTCTCATCTGGAAGGACCTCCACCTTCACACGCCCATGTACTTCCTCCTTGGCAGTTTGGCCTTTGCAGATGCTTGTTCTTCATCCTCTGTGACCCCCAGGATGCTAATGAGTTTTTTATCAAAGAATCATGTGATATCCCTCTTTGAGTGCATggcccaattttatttttttggttccaGTGCCACTACAGAATGTTTTCTCCTGGTTgtaatggcctatgaccgctatgtagCCATATGTAACCCATTGCTTTATCCAGTCGTGATGTCCAATAACATCTGTACTCAGTTTATAggtgtttcatattttattggttttctaCATTCAGCAATTCATGTGGGTTTGTTATTAAGATTAACTTTCTGCAAATCCAATGT ACAATATTTTTACTGTGAAATTTTACAACTGATCAAAATTTCTTGCACTGATTCTACAGTTAATACACTTCTGATTTTAGTCTTTTCAGCCTTCATACAAATCTTCACTTTTATGGCCATCATGGTCTCTTACACCCGTGTCCTCTTCGCTATCCTGAAAAGTAAGTCTGAAAAGGGCAGGAGCAAAGCCTTCTCCACGTGCAGCGCCCACCTGCTCTCCGTCTCCTTGTTCTATGGCACTCTCTTCTTCATGTACGTGCGTCCTGGGTTTGGCCCAACTGAAGAGCATGACaaaatgtattctttattttACACAATAATAATTCCTCTACTAAATCCTTTTATTTACAGTCTGAGAAACAAAGAGGTTATAGGTGCCTTGAGGagaataatgaataaatag